CAGGAGGAATGAGGGGAAAAACAGGAGGTGAGAGGAAGGAGACAGGGCACAGGCGTTGGTtgagaccacacacacagatcttaCACGGAgcaacatcacacacaccacatcacACGACTTTGCAATTAGGAGCAGTCTGAACATGCAGCAGCCTCAGTGAGTGAATCCACTCTCCTCTCCCCCCCTCAGCCATTTTAGTCAGACAGAAAACCTCCCCACTGTGCTTCTACTTTTAGATCTCACCCCAAAATGCCTCTCATTCATTTCTGCTAACACAAGGCTGCAGTGAGGATATTCTTACCTAGTAGAAAGTGTAGTGTAATGTTGGTCTTGGTATTTACAGGTCGGTATCAAACCAGGCCAGTTGGTTGGAGTCGCCGGGTGGCAGGCCCTCTATCAGTTCTTGGGCGTGTCCCAGGTCAGGCAGCCCCTCTACAGGAGGGTAGTCCTGGCCAGGGTGGTGGCCCCCGCCCAGATCATGGTCCATCATGGGCTCCATACCCATTGTGTCCCCTCCGTAACCTCCCGAATGGAAGGAACGGTAGCTTGGGTCTgggggaggaggaagtgggtggAGGGGAGGCAGGGGAAGCAGAGCAGTTGTTAGAAGCATGTTAACAAACCAAGCGGTCACACAGTAGTATGATCATTCAAACGTAACACTACACAGCAACACGGCACACGGTCCATCTTCCAGCAGACAAAATGCAGCTGAACTCGTGGCTCAATTCACTGTGTTGAGTTTGGTCCCACCAACAGATATCCATCTGCAGTGGCCAGTGTCATCCAATGTATCTACCAACTTAAAgtctttgttttcatgttgctgGTCCAGAGCCAGTTAGAGCAGTTAGTGCTGGAGGACTGGAGAGCagtgcaaattaaaaataaacatccaaCCCTCGCCTCTTGGCCTATTGATCAGACCAAGGTCCTGGGACACTCGAAACATTTAGATGGCCAACTGTGACAATAAGTAAAAGCAGCAGTATCGTATTTCTAAGAGCCATCCCTCTTATCCTGACTAACATCAGGGATAAAATCAATCTCCATCCTTAGCTTGAAAGGGTTATCGTCCTTCATCAGTGTCAAGTTGCCTGTGTATCATCTTTAACAGCCAATCCTGTCAGCAGCAGTAATAACGCTGGACAGAAGGAGCTCAGTCGTTGGACTGTAACAATATTTAGTTGTTTATCGACTCGAGAGACAGAGGCGGTCCATGGGTTTAGAGAAACTAACAGAACAGGAAGGACACAATCACTCAGAACAGAGAAGGCGACgagttagtaaaaaaaaaaaaaaaaatcagctcaaattgtttttgttgcagcttaactgctgtggtgtttGTGACCTCCCTGTCCCCTCCTGTGTTTCTCCTGGGAGCTTCCCAGCCTGCTTGAGGTTAAGAGGTGACTTACCTTCCTGTCTGTAGCCCAGAGGCTCTCCCTGAGCTCCGATGTCCAAACCCAGGTCTCCGGTCTgcagagcaacagagagagacaaggaTGAGCAGGGGTCAGCACTTTCAATAACACCACAGTTagttaatttttattttcaagttaTCTTTGTTGCACAGGCGTCTGTGTGTTTGGTGTACAAATACACTGATAAGCAatttaaaaacagctgattttgAGTGCTTCGTACCTCGTTCCAGGCCATTGGTTCTGTCCTGAAGAGCGAGCTGGTGAGTTCTACAGAGAGCCGTTTCTTGTAGTCCTGGGGTTTGTCCTCTGACATACGGAACAAAACTGCTGCAGCGTAGGTGGCTGAGGGAACATGGAGGGGTGAAAGGTCAGTCAAAAAGCACCTTACTACGAATAAAGCAGTGCTGCAGCAGAGAAGAGACAACCAAGAGTCCAGGTATATCCCCGATTTCAGTTACAACAGAAATGTTGTTTCAATTGTCTACATCACTAAATGGAAAACAGTTACTGTGAAGTGCCTGTGCTTTGTTGAATACTCAATTGTGATTGGTCTTTGAATGGTCTGTTACTTCTGAATAGCAGACTATTGCTATGGATGCAGCTCTGATCGTAGAAGCAAAAAAATTAATcttaaatgatcattttttgacaaattattGATTTCTTTAATAAACCGCTGTGTAGTAAGCAAGATACTGTTCAGGGAGCAGATCATCATTGTAAAATTAACTCCTTTAGGGTGATACAAGACCCCTCCACTTTGCGCCAGCGTCCTGCATCACCCTGTCGGGGTCCATTCTGCAGTAATGGCCCACTTGCTGTACATTATCCCGTACATAAGCACTCATTTCTCAGTTTGACTAGACCTTCTGAACATCTGCGTCGCTAAAGAGTAGCCATTATGTaaatgagtgtgtttttgtgaacatACCAACTCCTTCGTTGCGGCTGTGCAATAGCTCTGTGAGTGGAGCGGTGGCTCCCTCGGCCTCGATGGCCTCAGCAGCCTCTTTATCCTGGGCCAGCTCACACAGGACGCCTGCTGCTACACGCTGGATGTTCTCAATGGGAGAATacaacagctgcacacacaaacacagagacagagagagagagagagagagattgattGATTCTCAGTTTCCAGAGTACTCACACATGATCTGAAAAGACGCAACAGCAGAGATTCATGTTGTGtgaggaaaaacacaacaggtGGTGCAATAAATGTAACCTTTCAGAGCCACAGGGCCAACCATGGCaattaaggctttttttttcttttttcgttTCAAAATTACTGACATTTGTAATATCTGTGGTCCCTATGTGATCCAAAATGACACCTACAACCATTTAGCCAACATGACATCACAAGAACAGAGCATAAGTGAgatgattttttcttttacctgtaCAAAGAGTGGAATGGTGTTGAGTCCTCTGATGACTATTCTGTTGTGGACGTCTCTGGCCAGGATGTGAAGTGCTCCTGTGCAGCCCTCCACAATCTCCTCCATACGAACTCCCTCCTAATGACACAAACACTTAATTAGTCAAGTAACAACTGTAGGAGCCATTCAGGACTCTCCACAGCTAATCAGGTCGTGGTGGGaagtcacaaaaaaacatgaatttgacATCAGTTTGACATGCTTTAAATTTTGTGGGTACTGTGTGAGTGCTCAGTGGAAAGAACGCATGGCACCACTGAGCTGCGTGTCCCTTGAGTTATGTTGTGTTAGTGTTTGCTGTGAAGGTGTGAGTTCACAGAAGTATctaaaagtgtctgtgtgtgtgtgtgtgtgtgtgtgtgtgtgtgtgtgtgtgtgtggtgtgtgtgtgtgtgtgtctgctctcaccacaaactgctgctgcgtGCCTCCCATGCTTGTGCGTCTCTGTGTGTCTTGGTGTGCTCTGACCAGCAGCTGAACCAGTCTGGGGATAGCTCCCTGCTCCCTCAGAGGAGCGTGGTTTGCAGGGCACAGAGCCAGGTTACGGATGAGACCAACTGTagcctgacagacagacaaacatttttacatgtcaGCTTCGAGTAGCCATTAGTCACATCTGATAAAGAATCACAGCCAAAAGTTGTTTTCGGCAACATATTGtatgcacaaaatatttaaaaaatgcattgtttgtatacatcttttaatttgaaaagtaaTTCCTTGGGATAGTCTCCAAGTGGTTTGTGTTTGTAATCTGGGACTAGGTTTTGTCTCAATCTAGATGAGTTCAAAGCTGTACAAATGTTTTCTGTGTCCATCAGAACAAATGCGCTATAATATACTGTAGGCCAAGACTGGTCGGTCTGGTGTTATGCTGCTTCTACACTGGATTGGGCCTAAAAAGAAGATTTGCAGATGTGCTTGTGTTTCATGCAGCCTCCAGCGGTATCACACTGCATTCTCAATGCACAACAAAACAGTCCTGAGAGACCCAAAGCTGCCAACATGGATTAATAGCCAGCGTTCCACAGAAGTACTACTGTGCCAGGTTTGGCCCATTATTTTAGATTCGAGGCGTGGTCAAGTGCAAAATGATTTTCACTGGGAACACCATTGTAACAGACACAAGTAGCTGACAGTATGACTGTATACCTTAATGAGTGGCCAGTGTGATGGTGGATGCAGTAATTTGACGACCACGGGCAGGCCATAGTGCAGTCTGACAGCATTCTGTGCCATCTCGGCGTCCTGGTGTCGAGACGTGAGGTGACGCAGGGCACAAATTGCTGGTTCTGTGAtgtcttctctgtctccagCCCGAAGCACTGTGCGAACTAACGCTTCAATACCTCCAACCTACGGAGAACAGATGAATAGATTAATCAGAGATTCACATTTGCTGTGTGGATAATATTAAAGCATAAGCATGAGTGAGGAAAAAATCTTGAAGTATGgattcacacaggacacaaacgcTAGTAAAAATCATAAAGATGACTATTTGAAAACAGTTACTAAGCATATTTAACTGTATACTCACCACTGACGAAGACCCAAGTAGTATCGAACGTCATTATTAAActttagtagtagtagtagtagtagtagtagtagtagtagtagtagtagtagtaggagTAACTCAGCAGGCTTTACTTTTTCTTCATACTCACCTGGCAAACCATCATCTTGTTCTTGTAGTTGTTACAGGTCAGGTTAGACAGGATGCCAGCAGCGCAGGTCACCACATTAATGTCGTCACTTCCAAGCAGCTGGACCAGAGTTCCTAGGAGACCCTCCATTCCCtcctagaaaaaaaaaattgtgaagtTAGCATTAAAAAGGACAGATGGGTAGAGAGCTCAGAGAATGCTTTGCGATgaatttaaacaataaaatccTTTAATGTCTTCCTTCTgagaattgtttttttaaagaaaagaaaatattttaattttggtacAAGGTGCGGTTCTCATCACCTGTTTGGTGGCAGCATCTGATAAGTTCCTGAGAGTCCAGAGACAGTTCTGGACCAGTCTCTGGCTGGGGTCTGTCAGGTGGAGTCCCAGAGCCTGCATACCTCCTGGACAGAGGGACAAAGATGGAAAAAAGTGTTATCTGCACCTGTGAAAACTCACAGTATATTTAAAATCACTAAATTATCCCTGTTATTTGACTGCACTGTTTCCATCGCAGTGTTTGCTGTTATAAATGCATTTCAAATAAGCTCAAAGAACCTCACCTATGAACACACAGTATATGTATAATGATACTAAAGCTCATATTACAAACACTTTAATGTCAGACATACCAGCTTCTACAATGGCAGGCTTGTTACtggagcagacagacaggactTTGAGAACACGGCTTGTGGTCCACAACAGCTTCTCGTAGGTATAAGTCCTCATGATGTTGACCAGGGCCTGGGGGCCACCACTGGCCAAGATTATCAACTACACATGAAGAGACAGTACAATGAGGTTAGGGGTTTTAATGTCATGATGGCCACTATGGCCTGAGGAGCTTAACAGACCAATTTACCACACACTCCTCCCTTCCACTAGACCCTCACCTTGCTTTCCTGGTTTCCATAGGCCAGTATCTGGAGACAGTCAGTGGTGATGGCCAAGAACTTGACATTGGTCTTGTTGAGTAGAGCAACCATTTTCTGTAGACCTCCGGCTAAACGGACAGCCATCTTGGCTCCTTCCTGGTGCAGGAGGAGGTTGTGAAGGGTGGTGATGGCGTAGAACAGGACAGAGTCCACTGGTGAACTGCAGAACAAACAGAGGCTTCTTAGTTTACTGTCCCTCTGGAAATTAACCACAACTAGAGATGCATTGAGATTTCTCCAAAGGTCCTTCCTCTCCACATCCTCTGCCTTTGATGAGTTAACAGCCAGTTACAATTCTTCATGTCTGTCTTATCATAACTACAAATCCACTGTGTCAAAAAATAGCTATTTACCAATAAGCAAACAAAATGATGCTTATGTTGTTGAAAAACTCTGGATAACAgcccaaacaacacaatgttaTTGACCAAAGACAGTGAAAACATCCCACCACATCATTTAGTGCCTTCCTGTACTGGTGAGCTGCAGTACATCAAATAAATGGAAAcccaagaaaaacacaaatcaagTATCACCCCATCTTTCTTTCACATACCCAAGCATTTTAACTAGAGCTGGTATTCCTCCAGACTTGAAAATAGCCAGCAGACCCTCTCTGTGATGGGACAGGTTGTGGAGTGTTCCTGCAGTGCAGCGAGCTGTCTCCACATCGTTTGTGTTCTGCATGGTCCTGACAATAGCAGACACCATCTGAGGAGAGCGCATGATGGCGTGGCGAGAGGCTTCTTTCTTTGAAAGCTGGTGGACCATCACTGCTGCTTTATTTACTACAACCTGGAGTAGAGGGACACACATTAGGGAATgactaatgaaaacaaataaatcataaaCAATCCGGAGCCACAGTTTCCTTTGGTATCTACCTGGTCCTCATCATTGAGTAGTTTGGTGAGTTCTGGTATGGCTCTGGTTGCCAGCTCAGCATCATCTTGGTAGTTGATCAGATTGACCACAGCATGTTTGAGCATTTGTGAGGGCTCTGCCAGCCTCTGAACGTTGGTGGGGTTTGCTGCATCATACTGTGTGGAGGGGATCTGCATGCCCTCCTCAAGAGTCTCTGGGAACATTGCTGCACGCACCCGTTGGGCACGCGTCATGGCATACTGACCATCTATGTCtaggagacagaaaaacagttgttttgttatATTAGGATTCAAGCTGCTGTTTGGCTCATTCATGTTTATGTGCAGTAAACAAATCTTCCCCAAAAGACCAACAAGTTGTCAGCATTATGACCTACCTTGTACTTGTTCCTGGGCGAAGTTCTGGTTGAAGCCCTGCTCCCACTCATACATGACCTGGTTGTCGACATCATCTTCCTCAGGGTTGCCCTTCCCACTGAGAGAGGGAGCCGTTGTGGTGGCCCCTGAATGGATGCCTGAATCCAGGTAAGACTGTTGCTGCCAGTGACTGACCGCCGCCTTACGGTCTGGCTCCATGGCCATGTCGAGCTCCATCAGATCAGCTGGAAGGAGACAAGGAATTagaaaatataaatcaactaaAAGGACAAAACATTTAGAAAAGTCAGCCTAACCAACTTAGCAGTAGtcaagaacaaaagaaaaagaaatcaacattTGCAATTTAGTGATCGACATGAGATTCTTGCATACTTTTTGTcaaatgaaatgcagcaaaacCAATTTGGTCAGCTTCGTCATTTCGAGTTTAAAGCATCTAAACAATAGCTACACAATTATTGCCAAGAAGTATAATCCTACACAAATGCTCTAACACATATGAGGCTTTAGATTAGATTTATTATCAgcctcctctctgtgtttcctttttaaaaGGAGTTACTGCTGTCAAtggttgttattttgttttttcaggacCATTAAGGCCGACTTCTATGCGGGATTAACCCCTATTTCTAATATTGTTGTGATGTATTTGTTGTTATATGGATTGACTGATTTATTGATGTGTTGACCACACCCATGGGTGCTGCCCACTAATTTTATGAATGTGACGAGCTGAGATGTCTCAACACAAGTGACCTGATGACGAGCCGGTAGGCTCGAAACGTTGTCCTTTCATACTATGATGATAGAataaagtatgtatttttttttttattgggagCAGCTACAGTGTTGCAagtcttcttctttcttcctgaTCACGTCTTTTCGACTCGGCACCTGGTAATATGGATGTGCGTGTGTCTACCTCTCCTTAATACAAGAAGTATAATCGCAATCAGTAATTCAGTTTCAGAATCCTAATTGAAGTTTATAGTCATTGCAATAAATGGATTTGTAACCTGCTTCCCATGCTCTTATTTTCCTACAGTTATTCTAATGATGCGTGATTTACCACTAAAGGTCTCTTCAAGCATTAAGTTTGATTTTACTTGTGCTCCTAGTTTCAGATTGAAATCAATAACTAATTCACTTTGCTCTAATGAGAACATATATCTGCACCAGGAGAAGAGTCAGTTTTGAAATGCGGCAAAGCCTAACACACTAGCCAATGCATGTGTATGTAAGTAAGAGacggagagacacagagaagtgATGAAACAGAAGCTGAAGAGAGTGAGGAGGTGAAAGAGTTTGAGTGCGTGTCTGAAAACTATTAACTCACCCTGGGAAGCCATGTTCCTTTCTCAAACCGCGGCCGACACAGCTTCCTTATCTGGaacaggggaaaaaagcagTCAGTCAAACTGCCTCAGTGGCATCTCGCCTTCCATCATTCCTGCCCTCTAACCCTGCTCACTGCCAGCTGTCTTTCCTTACAGTCAAACGTAAGCCATTTGACTTTAACAGAAAGATCACAGCAGAGGTAACTGTGGCCCGTTAGAAATTAATGGCAGTTTTGGTTCAGAAACAGTCCAGACAAGCGACTTTCCAGtgctttctttcctttcctgccACCTCCCTTTCTTGGATTTCCTCTGCTGTTAAAGCCAGAcatgcaaacagcagcagctcacacacaAAGCCACCATTAAATGTAGCAGCTAGCAACTATTTAGGTGAGGAAGGATGGGGGAAGTGGAGCACTGGGTGGGGAGAAAAGAGgcaggaggggggaggagggcaTATGCATTCTTGCGCTGGCTTT
This DNA window, taken from Epinephelus moara isolate mb chromosome 6, YSFRI_EMoa_1.0, whole genome shotgun sequence, encodes the following:
- the ctnnb1 gene encoding catenin beta-1 → MASQADLMELDMAMEPDRKAAVSHWQQQSYLDSGIHSGATTTAPSLSGKGNPEEDDVDNQVMYEWEQGFNQNFAQEQVQDIDGQYAMTRAQRVRAAMFPETLEEGMQIPSTQYDAANPTNVQRLAEPSQMLKHAVVNLINYQDDAELATRAIPELTKLLNDEDQVVVNKAAVMVHQLSKKEASRHAIMRSPQMVSAIVRTMQNTNDVETARCTAGTLHNLSHHREGLLAIFKSGGIPALVKMLGSPVDSVLFYAITTLHNLLLHQEGAKMAVRLAGGLQKMVALLNKTNVKFLAITTDCLQILAYGNQESKLIILASGGPQALVNIMRTYTYEKLLWTTSRVLKVLSVCSSNKPAIVEAGGMQALGLHLTDPSQRLVQNCLWTLRNLSDAATKQEGMEGLLGTLVQLLGSDDINVVTCAAGILSNLTCNNYKNKMMVCQVGGIEALVRTVLRAGDREDITEPAICALRHLTSRHQDAEMAQNAVRLHYGLPVVVKLLHPPSHWPLIKATVGLIRNLALCPANHAPLREQGAIPRLVQLLVRAHQDTQRRTSMGGTQQQFVEGVRMEEIVEGCTGALHILARDVHNRIVIRGLNTIPLFVQLLYSPIENIQRVAAGVLCELAQDKEAAEAIEAEGATAPLTELLHSRNEGVATYAAAVLFRMSEDKPQDYKKRLSVELTSSLFRTEPMAWNETGDLGLDIGAQGEPLGYRQEDPSYRSFHSGGYGGDTMGMEPMMDHDLGGGHHPGQDYPPVEGLPDLGHAQELIEGLPPGDSNQLAWFDTDL